ggaaaatagaaaatacttatTCAACGGGTAAGGGGCAGATCTTGACTACAGGTCGTTTGACTAAATTATTGCCCACACGGACAGTGACTACCCGAGTTATACCGTCAGCGCCCGGGTGGAGTTGATGTACACGCGCAAGACGCCACTGCAGTGGTGGTAGTGTGTTATCGATTAGCACGACTACCGAACCCTCGTGGATGGGTGTATTAATTTTATCGTGGAACCATTTACCTCGGGGCTGTAACTGATGAAGGTATTCTACACTCCAACGTTTCCAAATATGTTGGATAGCCTGTTGAACAACTTGCCACCGAACAAGGCGATTAGGATTATCATTTGAAAAGTCGAATTCTGGTAATGAGGTTAATGGTTCCCCAATCAAAAAGTGACCCGGTGTGAGTGGTAATGGATCTGTAGGATCATTACTTAATAAGCAAAGTGGTCTGGAATTGAGGACTGCCTCGATTTGACAGAGAATTGTGTTAAATTCGTCATATGTTACCGTGAGCTTACCTATGACTCGATAGAGGTGGGATTTCATGCTCTTTACACCCGCCTCGAAAATTCCTCCAAAATGCGAGGCGTAAGGAGGATTGAAATGCCAAGTTATCGAAAGTTCAgctagatatttatttaaaacggaCTGATTGGATTCGTCTCGCAAAAACGTGTAAAGATCGGTCAGATAGTTATCACAGCCAATAAAGTTTCGGCCACAATCTGAGTAGATATTCGTGCACAAACCTCGCCGAGAAATGAAACGACGAAGTGTGTTAAGAAATGAAATAGTTGATAAATCGGGAACCAATTCTAAATGGATTGCCTTCGTCGACATGCATATGAACACGCAAACATATGCTTTGAGAATTTTAGCATTTCTAAACTGGTTAGATTTTAGATTGAACGGCCCCGCAAAATCCACTCCCACATGAAGAAAAGGACGCAGCGAGCGGACTCTAACTGTCGGCAGTTGAGCCATTGGTGGTTGCGGTGCGATTGGACGCGCGCGAAAGCAGGGCACGCAGCGACGAGTTCGCATACGAACCGCATCGCGAGCGCTTAAAATCCAATACTTCTGTGCAAGTATAAACTGTAAGGTTTGGGGACCGACATGCAAGTTAGTTTTATGATAATAGTCGATGAGCAGATTAGTCAAATGGTGCCTTTTTGGTAATAGGATTTGATGCTTGGCATCATAAGGAACGTTGGCACAGCTTATTCGGCCACCAACTCGGAGGAGTCCGTCTTCGTCCAAGAAAGGTTTTAATTTTTGCAACCGTTTGGTACACCTATCGTCGTCCTTTAGACGTGAAACTTCTTCTGAAAATTGTTCAGCCTGAACGAGGGTTATGATGCGACTCAATGATTGCTTGATCTCAGGAACAGTGACGTGATTTGTTGTATAAGATTTGCTTTTGCGACATTTATGATAAAATCGAAAGATAAGTGACACTATGCGTAACATTTTTGGCAATGAGGAGAATCGCTCGAGGAATTCTAAATTTGAGTCGACATGTGTTACAAGAATGTGTTTGCGGCGTTCTTCATCGGTGTGACATTTTACGTTGGACACTGGCCATTCTGACTGTGGGCCTGAAAGCCACGGCGGACCATGGAACCACAATTGCTTATTCAATTGAGTAGGCAATACACCTCGGGATGCAGAATCTGCTGGGTTATCTGCTGATTGGACATGGTGCCATTGGGAGGCAGGTACATTACTTGTAGTTTCCGCTATGCGATTGGCCACATATGTACGCCACTTGTGCGGTGATGAATGTAGCCATGCAAGAGTGACCGATGAATCGCACCAAGCGAAGACTTCATCAAAGGGTAAAATATTACTGTACGTAGTTATAACCTTTTTTATCAACTTTGATAAAAGATGAGCCCCACAAAGTTCTAACCGTGGAATTGTGAGCTGCTTTAATGGCGCAACCTTTGTTTTCCCAAGAAGAAGATGTGCCTGGATTACACCTTCTGTATTAACGACACGAATGTAGACACAGGCCGCGTAAGCCTTTTCAGATGCGTCTGAAAAGCCATGAAGTTGTACTTGATCAATAGCTGTGCTAGGAAGTATGTGGCGAGGCAAGATAACGTTTTGCAATGAACTAAGCTCATCAATGAATCGATACCACAACTCGCAAATGCCCTTCGGAGGAGCTTCATCCCATCCTGAACCAGCTACCCACAAGAGTTGAATTAGATGCTTGACAAATAGAGTTATAGGGCTCAGAAAGCCAAGAGGATCGTAAATTTTAGCAATTTCAGCTAGCATTATACGTTTTGTACATTTGCGAGGAGGAATGTCCGTGTGATATGTGAAAGTATCAGATTTTGGTGTCCATTTTAGCCCTAGAACCTTTATTGAATCATTCGTATCAAGTGCGGATAGTATGAGCGCATCATCTAGACTGGAATCATCGGTGTTCAAACTGTCTAAAAACTCTTGATTGTTGCTTGTCCACTTGCGGAGTTCGAAGGTACCTGCTTTGCAAATAGCGGTAAGTTGACGTTGAAGTTCAATAGCTTCCTCAATTGTGCTAGCCCCCGTGACAATATCATCGACAAAAACATCATTGAGAAGCACTTGAGAAGCTAAGGGGAACGATGCAGCTTCGTCCATCGCTAATTGACGAAGTGTACGTAGAGCAAGAAATGGCGCTGAGGCTACGCCAAAGGTTACCGTACACAAGCGGAATTCTTGCACAGGCTCAAGAGGAGAGAACCGCCAAAGGATTCTCTGAAAGTCTCGATGTTCTTTGCAGAGATTAATGAAGCGATACATCATTTTGATGTCCGCTGTGAAAACAATGTTGTGTAATCTGAATTTAAGTAGAACTTCTGTAATGTCCTGGTGTAACTTTTGTCCTGTCAGAAGGTTATCATTAAGAGAACGGCCAGATGTAGTTTTGCATGAAGCATCGTAAACGACCCGATATTTAGTAGTGCTTGCCGATGTCTTCACTACGCAGTGATGAGGTATGTAGTAAGAAGTTATACTTTGCATTTTAGCGAGGTGGACAGGTTCCATATGTCCCAGGTCTAAGTACTCCTGCATACATTTATTGTACTCTGCTCGTAAAGTGGAGTTACGTGACAATTTTACCTCCAGTTTATTTAAACGCGAGAGGGCAATGGCTCGAGATTCACCTAGTGGAGGAGCATTTTCCTTAAACGGCAAAGAAACTGTGTATTTTCCATTCAGGTCCCGCTTATGAGTGTTGACGAAAATCTTTTCACAATTAAGTTCATCTTTGGTGCGATGAGTATTTTCAGGCATCGACTCCAGCTCCCAAAATCTTTGAAGTTGAACGTCGAGCTGGCACGTGCTAAGATTAACAGAAACAGAACCAGACGTTGAATGAGCAATTTTGCCATTTAGGAGATAGCCAAAAATGCTATTTATAGCCACAGGAGTACCAAGTGGAcctttgatattattataaagtagtATGCTATCAGTATAGTCTGACCCCAATAAGATCTCCACGGGACGCGTAGAACGTAGTTCTGGATCTGCTAATGTAAGATCCTTTAGATGGGGGATTTGTTCAAATGAACTGGGTATGTTTGGAATGTAGCTAGTTATTTTAGGGAGGATCAGAGCCTCAATGTATAGTTTAGGTTCTGGTTTGTTATGAGGTGTAACCTCACATAACGCATAACCACGTGGTTGTTCATTGGTATCGCCTATTCCTGTGATCGTAGTGCTTTTTTGTGCGGGATATCGCGATAGACCAAGTCGTTGAACACATGCTTCCGTGATGAGAGTAGCTTGCGAACCTTGGTCGACCAGAGCGCGTACCAAACGTGATGGTTTTGGTTCGCTGTTCATGGATCGAACATTGACAAGTGCAGTTGTAAGTAAGAcagtacaatttttattattaggaaACTTTGTAGCTCCATGTAATAGAGTTGGCCCTTCTGAGCAAGATTCCGAGGCAGCCGAACATTCTGTTGTCAGTGTGACGCTTTGCTTAGATAAAGTGTCACATATTGAGGAGTGATGACGTAGGTTACAATAGCGGCAGTTGCGACGCGAGGGACACATGTCGTCTTTGTGGCCCATATATAAACAATTGCTGCaaattttatttgagtttataAAGTTTTTACGTTCACCAATGTTAAGCTTTTGAAAATTGTCACACTTGTTTAGCGGATGGGAATTTTCTTTACAATATATGCACTTGAGGGTAGGCGGAAATTCAATAGCAGTTGTATAAACATTCATGTTTCGTGGATGATTCGTAGAATAAGTATTCAATGAACGCGGCATGCTATATTGTTGATCAGGTCCGGAGTAGGGCAGCGATAATGGGCGGTTGGCAAATTGCGCGCGCCGCGCTGTCGCCCCAAAGGCAGCTGTGCGAGTGGTGTTGGCAGTTGGTATTGCAGTGGAGGCACGGCCTAAGGTAGTCGCTGTACTCGTAGATGGTGCCGATGCCGCCATTACTTCAGACGCCGCTAACTCTTTATCCAAAAAATCCAGTAATTCGCTTACTGATGGTATGTCGCTTGGCGATCGCAAGGATAATTCAAATCGCCTCCGTATGTCAGGCGtaattttcttaataatatatttaagagTATAAAACTCCACTCCGCTACGGGAAAATCTAAAGAATTTAGGGCCGTTATGTTTCGAAATATGTGTTAAGTATCTGCCGTAAGCTAGATTGTACATTCTTTTCATTTACTGGCTCAACGTCAAAAATATTGTCAAAGTGTTTTGTTGCGATGATTCTTTTATTCTCGTATCGATGACGTAGCGCTTCTAAGGCATTTTCATAATTAGAGTCCGTAACCGGAAcggatttaattaaattaaaaggttCATCTTTTAGTGACAATAACAAGTACCTAAACCGTTCAACATTTGATAAAGTTTCATTATCGTGCACAAGTGACTTAAATAAATCATAGAAGGCATTCCATTCAGTTAATTTCCCGTCAAATGTATGTAATGATATTTTTTGGTAAACGAATATGAGACTGCGCAGATTGTGATATATTGCAGTGAGCGTGCGCTTCGTGACCACAGGGCATTGCCACACTGGCTAAGCTTTGTTTTCGCGTCTCCTTTA
This genomic stretch from Maniola hyperantus chromosome 18, iAphHyp1.2, whole genome shotgun sequence harbors:
- the LOC117990869 gene encoding uncharacterized protein, giving the protein MAASAPSTSTATTLGRASTAIPTANTTRTAAFGATARRAQFANRPLSLPYSGPDQQYSMPRSLNTYSTNHPRNMNVYTTAIEFPPTLKCIYCKENSHPLNKCDNFQKLNIGERKNFINSNKICSNCLYMGHKDDMCPSRRNCRYCNLRHHSSICDTLSKQSVTLTTECSAASESCSEGPTLLHGATKFPNNKNCTVLLTTALVNVRSMNSEPKPSRLVRALVDQGSQATLITEACVQRLGLSRYPAQKSTTITGIGDTNEQPRGYALCEVTPHNKPEPKLYIEALILPKITSYIPNIPSSFEQIPHLKDLTLADPELRSTRPVEILLGSDYTDSILLYNNIKGPLGTPVAINSIFGYLLNGKIAHSTSGSVSVNLSTCQLDVQLQRFWELESMPENTHRTKDELNCEKIFVNTHKRDLNGKYTVSLPFKENAPPLGESRAIALSRLNKLEVKLSRNSTLRAEYNKCMQEYLDLGHMEPVHLAKMQSITSYYIPHHCVVKTSASTTKYRVVYDASCKTTSGRSLNDNLLTGQKLHQDITEVLLKFRLHNIVFTADIKMMYRFINLCKEHRDFQRILWRFSPLEPVQEFRLCTVTFGVASAPFLALRTLRQLAMDEAASFPLASQVLLNDVFVDDIVTGASTIEEAIELQRQLTAICKAGTFELRKWTSNNQEFLDSLNTDDSSLDDALILSALDTNDSIKVLGLKWTPKSDTFTYHTDIPPRKCTKRIMLAEIAKIYDPLGFLSPITLFVKHLIQLLWVAGSGWDEAPPKGICELWYRFIDELSSLQNVILPRHILPSTAIDQVQLHGFSDASEKAYAACVYIRVVNTEGVIQAHLLLGKTKVAPLKQLTIPRLELCGAHLLSKLIKKVITTYSNILPFDEVFAWCDSSVTLAWLHSSPHKWRTYVANRIAETTSNVPASQWHHVQSADNPADSASRGVLPTQLNKQLWFHGPPWLSGPQSEWPVSNVKCHTDEERRKHILVTHVDSNLEFLERFSSLPKMLRIVSLIFRFYHKCRKSKSYTTNHVTVPEIKQSLSRIITLVQAEQFSEEVSRLKDDDRCTKRLQKLKPFLDEDGLLRVGGRISCANVPYDAKHQILLPKRHHLTNLLIDYYHKTNLHVGPQTLQFILAQKYWILSARDAVRMRTRRCVPCFRARPIAPQPPMAQLPTVRVRSLRPFLHVGVDFAGPFNLKSNQFRNAKILKAYVCVFICMSTKAIHLELVPDLSTISFLNTLRRFISRRGLCTNIYSDCGRNFIGCDNYLTDLYTFLRDESNQSVLNKYLAELSITWHFNPPYASHFGGIFEAGVKSMKSHLYRVIGKLTVTYDEFNTILCQIEAVLNSRPLCLLSNDPTDPLPLTPGHFLIGEPLTSLPEFDFSNDNPNRLVRWQVVQQAIQHIWKRWSVEYLHQLQPRGKWFHDKINTPIHEGSVVVLIDNTLPPLQWRLARVHQLHPGADGITRVVTVRVGNNLVKRPVVKICPLPVE